TCGCCTCTCGACAGAGTATATTCCGGAAAAACCGCATCCATGCCTTCGAAGGGGGTCCATCCCGCCTTGCTGTGAAGCATATCAGCTCTTACAGGCTGGAGGTTTCGAGGGTCCACAATCATAAGATCTGCATTATAACCCACCTCAAGTTTTCCTTTTCCCAGAAGGTCCAGCCCGAAAGCTCTTGCAGGATTCCAGCTTGTGAGCATTATCATCTTTGCAAGTGGCAGGATATTTTTCCGGACTGCTGCAAGCATAAGAGGCATAAGAGTTTCAACCCCCGGCACTCCTGACGGAGCAGCCCGGATATCAGGGCCCTTTTCAGATTCAAGGTGAGGAGCGTGGTCCGAGGCTACCATATCAATAGTCCCGTCATTCAGCCCGTTTACAAGCGCCTTGATGCTGTGGCTCCCCCTGAGAGGAGGATTCATTTTGCCAAAAACCCCGAGCCTCTCCCAGTCCTTTGTGGAAAGAAAGAGATGATGAGGAGTGACCTCGCACGTAAAAAGAGGTTCCTTATTTTCTCTTTTTGCAAGATACTTTTCCTTTCGGATCATCCCCACAGCTTCAAGTGTGCTCAGGTGGCAGAAATGTGCCTTTACTCCAAGCCTGGAAATAATCTCAAGCGCACACTGGACAGCAGATGCCTCGCACGCATTCGGGCGTACCTTCGAATGATAGTCACAGGAAACATCCCCTTTCAGCAGCTGCTCCAGTTCAAGCCGCATCTTTTCATCCTCAGCATGGATCGTGGCAAGGGCTCCGAGTCTTTTGATCTCAGCCAGGGCTTCTTCAAAATCTTCTTCTTTGATATTAAGCCCGCCCGTAGACTCAGCCATGAAAATCTCTCCAAAAGCTGTAACCCCCAGCCTCCAGAGTTCTTTGAGCTTCTCTATATTCCCTGTTACTCCGCCATTGATCCCGAAGTCTACTATGGACTTCTTCCTGGCAAGCTCAAGCTTCTGTTCAAAAGAGCGCCTGTCAGTTGTAGGAGGTATAGTATTCGGCTGGTCGATAACTGTGGCAATCCCCCCGGCAGCTGCAGCACATGACCCGGTGTACCAGTTCTCTTTCAGGGTCATGCCCGGTTCCCTGAAATGGACGTGAACATCAATTCCTGCTGGCAGAGTGAGCGATCCCTTTGCATCTATCACCATATCCGAACTTGATACCCTGAAATCTTTCCCTATTTTTGTAATCTTGCCGTGCTCAATAATGATTTCTGCAGGCTGGAGAGAATTATTATAGTAAATTCTTGTATTTTTGATATGAATATCAGGCATGGGCGTCTATATGCTTAAAACGTACTTAAAACATACACATGGGCGAAAAGTGAGAGCCAGAAACGAAAAGTAAAAAAGGAAAAAGGGAAGAAAAAAGAAACAGGGAAGAAAAAAGAAACAGGGAAGAAAAAAAGAAATAGGGAAAAAAACCCTTTTCAGTTCAGTTTAATGCGTTCAGCTGTTGCAAGGTAAACAACGCTTTCACAGATATTACAGCAGTGATCTGAAATCCTTTCAATATAACGAATAAGGAAAAGCAAATATGTGGCTTTGGAAATAATGCTGGTATCCTTTGCCATCATTTCTATCAATTCAACCCAGACTGCATAAAAGAGTTTATCCACCTCTTCATCCCGGGATGCTGCCACTTTTGCAAGCTCAGCATCCTGAGTCTCAAAGGATTTAAGGGAATTTTCAAGCATATATGCTGCAATATCTGCCATTTTTTTCGTATCTATAAGTGGCTTTATGTGGCCGCCTTCGAATTTTCCAGGAATTTTGGCAATATTAATAGAAAGCCCGACTATTCTCCTAAAGTCTGCTGAGATCTTGAGTGCTGACACGACAAGCCTGAGATCACTTGCCATCGGCTGCTGAAGTGCAAGCAGGTCAAAAACAGAAGCCTCTATTATTTCCTCGAGTTTATCCACTTCAGGCTCAAGAGCAAGAGTCTTTCCGGCAAGCTCGACGTCAAGATTTATAACAGCCTCCATTGAGTCTCGAAAAACCAGCTCAGACATTTCCCCAAGGGAAAGTACGGACTCTTTAAGCAGATCTAGCTGCTGAAGGTATCGTTCTCTGACCATAGTTATCACCCGAACCTGCCAGTGATGTAATCCTCAGTGCTCTTTTCCCTGGGGCTGTGGAAGATTTGCCTTGTCTGACCGAACTCAACAAGTTCTCCCATAAGGAAAAATCCGGTATAATCCGAAATCCTGGCTGCCTGTTGCATATTATGAGTTACGATTACTATTGTATAATCTTTTTTGAGGTTCATAATCAGGTCTTCAATCCTTGCAGTAGAAATAGGATCAAGAGCGCTGGTAGGCTCATCGAAGAGGATAATTCGGGGTTTTACCGCCAGAGTCCTTGCAATGCACAGCCTTTGCTGCTGACCGCCGCTTAAAGAAAGAGCAGGAGATTTGAGCCGGTCTGAAGTTTCTTCGAAGAGGGCAGCCGAACGAAGGGCATTCCTGACAACTCCGTCAATATCCTTTTTATTTACTCCATGAATACGCGGCCCATATGCAACATTATCGTAAATTGACATCGGGAAGGGGTTGGGCTTCTGAAAAACCATTCCTACCTGTTTTCTCAGCTCAACGACATCAACATCAGTTCCGTAAATATCCTCGTTTTCGATTAAAACTTTGCCTTCTATCCTGCAGTTTTTAACAAGATCATTCATCCTGTTTAAGCAACGGATGAATGTGGATTTACCGCAGCCGGAAGGACCTATAAGAGCAGTTACGCTGTTTCTGGGTATCTTCAGGGATACATTCTTAAGAGCCTGTTTTTCCCCGTACCAGAGATTAAGGTTTTCTACTGTTATATGCGTCTGAGCTACGTTTTGAACAACTTCAGTCATTTATTGACTCCGATTATTGTGTTAACCTGATAATTATTGAAAATTACAGAAAATATCCTGCTTACCTTAATTGATTCAGATTTTCAATTTCTGCCTGTAATGCCTGCGGATCATAACCGCTATGATGTTTAATCCCAGCACAATCATCAAAAGGACAAGAGCTGTCCCGTATTGAAGGGGCCGGGTCTGGATAATGTTTGTCCCTGAGGTTGCAAGAACAAAAAGATGGTAGGGAAGAGCCATGAACTGGGAATACACAGAATCAGGCATCCTTGGCAAAAAGTAAGCAGCGCCTGTAAGAAGAATAGGAGCTGTTTCCCCTGCAACCCTTCCTATACTCAGGATCGAGCCCGTAACAATCCCCGGGATTGCCGCAGGCAATACAACGTGCCTTATAGTCTGCCACTTGCTTATTCCGAGTGCGAGTGAAGATTCACGGTATTCGTTCGGGACTGCGATCAGGGCTTCCTGAGTGGAACGAATAATTACCGGAAGAATCAGAAGAGAGAGAGTAAGGCAGGCCGACAGCAGAGAAGAACCAAACCCGAAGTACTTAACGAAAAGTGCGAGTCCGAAAAGCCCGAATACGACAGATGGAGTCCCTGCAAGGTTATTGATTGCCATTTCTATGAGCCAGGTAGTGCGGTTTTCTCCTGCATATTCGTTCAGGTAGATAGCAGCCATAATCCCCACAGGAAGAGCTACAGCCATTGATCCCAGAATAAGATAAACAGTGCCTGCAATTGCAGGATAGATTCCACCCTGGGTCATCCTCATCCGGGGCATTTCGGTAAGAAACTCAATGCTGATTGCACTGTAACCATTGTAAATAATATAGGCGAGAATAACAACCACAAACCCGGCTACGGTCATTGCTGAAAGGGTGAGAAGTGAAAAGGCTATTTTTTCGCTTGTTCTTGCATTTAGCCCCATACTCAATCCCCCCTGTACCCGAAGGGATTTATGATCGTTTTCGTTTACTTTTGTACTTAGTTCCACTTTCAGTCCACCTTAAACCTGTATCTTTTTTTGACCATATCCGCAATCAGGTTAATCAGAAAAGTTATGATGAAAAGGACAGACCCAACCGCAAAGAGGGCATGGAAGTGCGCGCTTCCCTGAGGGACTTCACCCATCTCAAGTGCGATTGTGGCAGTCATTGTTCTTACAGGGTCCAGAATGCCGCCGGGAAAAGAAGGAATTACTGCAGTGTTTCCAGTTACCATCATAAGGGTCATTGTCTCCCCTATTGCCCTCCCAATGCCGAGCATCACAGCAGCTGAAATTCCGGAGAGAGCTGCAGGCACTATGACCTTGTAAATAGTCTGCCACCTTGTTGCCCCCAGAGCAAGCGAACCCTGCTTGATAGTACTGGGAACCGAACTTATAGCGTCCTCAGAAATGGTAATTATTGTGGGGAGAGCCATGATTCCGAGCATTATGGAACCTGTAAGAGCAGTCTGTCCGGTAGGCAGGTTGAATATATTCTGAACTGCAGGAACCAGGATGACAAGCCCGAAGAAACCGAATACAACAGAAGGAATACCTGCGAGAATCTCAATAAAAGGTTTCAGGGCATCCGCAACCTTTGGGGGCGCAATTTCAGAGATATAAATGGCAGCAGCAATTCCCAGAGGTACTGCAAAAAAGATTGCTCCGGCAGTAACTATAAGAGAACCGAAGAAGAGAGGCAATAATCCGAACTGCCTGTTAACTGATGTTGGATACCAGAACTTTCCTGTGAGGAAGTCCAGAAGGGACGTTGCTTTAAAGAGAAGTAAACTGTCCCTGAACAAAAAAAGGCATATAAGGAAAAGGATGACAACCGTAAGGGCACTTACTGAGAAAAGCACCGACTCAATCGTCTTCTCCTTATAATTCCTGCGAAACATGTTTTTACCTTAAAGTGGTTTTACTGTAACAGCTTGTAGGCTTTTATTACTGATCTGCAGGGAAGTACCCTACTTCAGTTACCAGGCTCTGTCCTGTTTCGCTGAGTACAAAGTCAACGAACTCCTTTGTCAAGCCTGAGGGTTCACCATTGGTGTAGAAGTAAAGAGACCTTGAAAGAGGGTATGCACCGCTGAGGATGTTTTCAGGACTTGGGGTTTCAGGGCCGTTTCCTGCATCCAGGCTTAAGGCTTTTACACTTTGATCAAGGTATGCAACACCGATATATCCGATTGCATTGGGATTCTGAGAAACTTCCCCAACTATTCCCCCTGTTGCAGGCTGGGTAAGTGCATCAGGTCTATATTCATCTCCCTGTAAAACCTCTTCCTTGAAATATTCGTAAGTACCTGAACTGCTGTCCCTGGAAATCACCACAATCTTCCTGTCTTCTCCACCTACGTCCTTCCAGTTGCTGATGCTTCCATTGTAGATGCCGCGCAGCTGGTCAAAGGTAAGTTCAGAAACAGGGTTCCCGGGGTTAACAACAACTGAAATGCCGTCATAGGCAATTGTTGTCTCCACAGGGGTGATGCCGTTAGACTGAGCAGCTTCTATTTCTTCGGCTTTAATTTCTCGGGATGCTGCAGCAATGTCGACTTCACCATCAATGAGAGCTGTAATCC
This window of the Methanosarcina mazei S-6 genome carries:
- the pstA gene encoding phosphate ABC transporter permease PstA, which gives rise to MGLNARTSEKIAFSLLTLSAMTVAGFVVVILAYIIYNGYSAISIEFLTEMPRMRMTQGGIYPAIAGTVYLILGSMAVALPVGIMAAIYLNEYAGENRTTWLIEMAINNLAGTPSVVFGLFGLALFVKYFGFGSSLLSACLTLSLLILPVIIRSTQEALIAVPNEYRESSLALGISKWQTIRHVVLPAAIPGIVTGSILSIGRVAGETAPILLTGAAYFLPRMPDSVYSQFMALPYHLFVLATSGTNIIQTRPLQYGTALVLLMIVLGLNIIAVMIRRHYRQKLKI
- the pstB gene encoding phosphate ABC transporter ATP-binding protein PstB, whose product is MTEVVQNVAQTHITVENLNLWYGEKQALKNVSLKIPRNSVTALIGPSGCGKSTFIRCLNRMNDLVKNCRIEGKVLIENEDIYGTDVDVVELRKQVGMVFQKPNPFPMSIYDNVAYGPRIHGVNKKDIDGVVRNALRSAALFEETSDRLKSPALSLSGGQQQRLCIARTLAVKPRIILFDEPTSALDPISTARIEDLIMNLKKDYTIVIVTHNMQQAARISDYTGFFLMGELVEFGQTRQIFHSPREKSTEDYITGRFG
- the pstC gene encoding phosphate ABC transporter permease subunit PstC, whose product is MFRRNYKEKTIESVLFSVSALTVVILFLICLFLFRDSLLLFKATSLLDFLTGKFWYPTSVNRQFGLLPLFFGSLIVTAGAIFFAVPLGIAAAIYISEIAPPKVADALKPFIEILAGIPSVVFGFFGLVILVPAVQNIFNLPTGQTALTGSIMLGIMALPTIITISEDAISSVPSTIKQGSLALGATRWQTIYKVIVPAALSGISAAVMLGIGRAIGETMTLMMVTGNTAVIPSFPGGILDPVRTMTATIALEMGEVPQGSAHFHALFAVGSVLFIITFLINLIADMVKKRYRFKVD
- the phoU gene encoding phosphate signaling complex protein PhoU, translated to MVRERYLQQLDLLKESVLSLGEMSELVFRDSMEAVINLDVELAGKTLALEPEVDKLEEIIEASVFDLLALQQPMASDLRLVVSALKISADFRRIVGLSINIAKIPGKFEGGHIKPLIDTKKMADIAAYMLENSLKSFETQDAELAKVAASRDEEVDKLFYAVWVELIEMMAKDTSIISKATYLLFLIRYIERISDHCCNICESVVYLATAERIKLN
- a CDS encoding PstS family phosphate ABC transporter substrate-binding protein translates to MVNKLKTYAILTLLVFGLVFLGIGCTGNENGESSSQGEETSSGEVPGAESRSITLKGSDTVLPLAQAEAEEFMLENPDKSVTVTGGGSGVGITALIDGEVDIAAASREIKAEEIEAAQSNGITPVETTIAYDGISVVVNPGNPVSELTFDQLRGIYNGSISNWKDVGGEDRKIVVISRDSSSGTYEYFKEEVLQGDEYRPDALTQPATGGIVGEVSQNPNAIGYIGVAYLDQSVKALSLDAGNGPETPSPENILSGAYPLSRSLYFYTNGEPSGLTKEFVDFVLSETGQSLVTEVGYFPADQ
- a CDS encoding dihydroorotase: MPDIHIKNTRIYYNNSLQPAEIIIEHGKITKIGKDFRVSSSDMVIDAKGSLTLPAGIDVHVHFREPGMTLKENWYTGSCAAAAGGIATVIDQPNTIPPTTDRRSFEQKLELARKKSIVDFGINGGVTGNIEKLKELWRLGVTAFGEIFMAESTGGLNIKEEDFEEALAEIKRLGALATIHAEDEKMRLELEQLLKGDVSCDYHSKVRPNACEASAVQCALEIISRLGVKAHFCHLSTLEAVGMIRKEKYLAKRENKEPLFTCEVTPHHLFLSTKDWERLGVFGKMNPPLRGSHSIKALVNGLNDGTIDMVASDHAPHLESEKGPDIRAAPSGVPGVETLMPLMLAAVRKNILPLAKMIMLTSWNPARAFGLDLLGKGKLEVGYNADLMIVDPRNLQPVRADMLHSKAGWTPFEGMDAVFPEYTLSRGEVIWMEESINAKPGRGKFLEGRGKRSEEDEEEVG